ATTAACAATGCCTGATTCCACTAAGGAAAAACTTAAACCCACTGCCAAAGAATCTATGCTAGTGGCAATGGCTAAACCAAATAAGTTATAAAGATTACGGGGATTTTTTTCCAATTTTTCTTCGTCATTGTCCATTGCCTCAATAATCATTCTAATGCCAATAAAACCAAGTAAAATAAAAGCAATCCAATGGTCAAAATCAGTAATTAAATCTCGAAAAGTTAAGCCAAAAAACCATCCTATAATGGGCATAAAAACCTGAAATCCACCAAAAAAAGTGGCAATTAATAAAGCATCTTTAAACTGAACTTTTTTTATGGTTAAGCCACTACATACAGCCACGGCAAAAGCATCCATTGCGAGACCGAAAGAGGTTAATATAACAGTAATTAGACTCACGATTTTTTATAAATATAAAAATAATTAACGACTTATATTGTAATCCTTTTTTGTCCATGACAGTTGAAAAAAATATCCTTTAAAATAAAAAATATATTTTTGATAAAATTATGAAAAAAAGATGAGATAAATATGAAATTAATTGATACTGTAAAAATGGCGACCACTACCCTGATGGCAAATAAGATGCGTAGTAGCCTCACCATGTTGGGGATTATCATTGGTAATGCTTCGGTAATTGGTATGATTGGTATTGGACAGGGCGCTCAAGAATTGGCATCGGAACAGTTTGAATCCTTAGGGCCTAATGTTTTATTCGTGATTCCGGGGAGTAGGCAAAGCAGACGGACGACCTTTGAAACACCCAATACCCTTGTACTAAGTGATGCAGAGGCGATCGCCTCTCAGGTGCCGAGTGTGGAGAATGTAGCACCCCAAATTAATGGAAGATTTTTGGTGACGGTGGGAAATAGGAATAATAACGTCTTGGTGACAGGCGTTACCCCCGACTTTTTACCCGTGCGTAGTTTTGTGGTGGAACAAGGGCGCTTTTTTGATGATACAGAGGTAAGACGCAGTGTGAGAGTAGCAGTAATTGGTCCTGAAATTGCGAGTCAATTTTTCCCCAATCAAAATCCCATCGGACAGACCATTAAGGTGCGTAACGTCAATTTTGAGGTAATCGGCGTAATGGAGGAAAAAGGCTCGTTTCTAGGCACCAATCAGGATGAAACTGTCTATATACCCCTGACCACCATGGCGAATCAATTGGTAGGGAGGACATCCCAATTTGGAACCCAAGTCAGCATTATCAATGTTTCGGCACGAGATCCCAATAGTATTGAGGCGGCACGTTTTCAGATTGAAAATTTACTGAGATTACGTCATAAAATCGTTGGGGAGGATGATTTTGTGGTGGAAACCCAAAAGGATGTTTTAAATATTGTGGATACGGTAACAGGGGGTTTGACCATCATGTTGGCCGCCATTTCGGGAATTTCCCTTTTGGTGGGAGGTATTGGGGTAATGAATATTATGTTAGTTTCTGTCACCGAAAGAACCCAAGAAATCGGACTGCGTAAAGCCATTGGGGCGACGGAGGAAAATATTTTGCTCCAGTTTCTCATCGAGGCGGTAATTATTTCGGCGGCGGGGGGTGTCATTGGTACTGCCATTGGGGTGGGTGGTTTAACCCTCATCGCTCTTTTTTCTCCTTTACCGACTACCGCTTCTCCCGTGGCGATCGCCCTTGCGGTTGGAGTTTCGGGGGGCATTGGTTTATTTTTTGGGGTAGTACCTGCCCGACAAGCGGCTAAATTAGATCCCATCGTTGCGCTACGTAGCGCTTAAATAATTGACAATTAATTATTTTGCCTGTTCCCCGTTCCCCATTCCCTGTTCCCTCTTACCCATAATCCATTAGAATCGCTATTATGCTATAAAACAAAGATTGATTATTCATATTTAGAAAGAGATAAAAATGACGGCAATAAAGGTAGGACTCTTATTTGGTGGACGTTCTGGGGAGCATCAGGTTTCCATTACTTCGGCAAGGGCGATCGCCTCTGCCCTAGAAAAAGGGGAAAATAAACAAAAATATCAAGTAACTCCCTTTTACATCAATCAAAATGGAGTGTGGCTAAACCCCGAACAATCAGCCCAAGTTTTAGCATCGGGTATCCCTGATGATAGTTCCACCACCCAAGGCTCTAAGTGGCAATTTCCTGTCCAATGCCAAGAGATGGAGGTTTGGTTTCCTATCCTCCACGGGCCCAACGGAGAAGATGGCACCGTACAAGGATTGTTAACCCTTATGGATGTGCCTTTTGTGGGTAGTGGGGTTTTGGGTTCCGCCCTCGGTATGGATAAAATCGCCATGAAAAATGCCTTTGACCATGCCCAACTGCCCCAAGTTGATTATATTGCCGTTACTAGGGATGAAGTTTTTTCGGGCCCCTGTGTCTTTCCCAAACTGTGCGATCGCATCGATACTGCCCTTGGTTATCCCTGTTTTGTCAAACCCGCCAACCTTGGTTCATCCGTAGGCATTGCCAAAGCCAAAACCCGTCAAGAATTAGAAGAAGCCCTCGACAGTGCCGCCCAATATGACCATCGCATCATCGTTGAGGCAGGGGTAAAAGCCAGAGAAGTGGAATGTGCCGTTTTGGGTAATAGTCAAGCCAAAGCCTCCGTGGTGGGCGAAATTACCTACAATGCCGACTTTTACGACTACGAAACCAAATACACCGACGGCAAAGCCCAGTTAATTATCCCTGCCCAACTGCCCGAAAATATTGTCCATAAAATTCAAGAAATGTCCCTCAAAGCATTTCATGCCCTCAATTGTCAGGGATTGTCAAGGGTTGACTTTTTCTATGTAGAAGAAACAGGGGAAGTGTTGATCAACGAAATTAATACCCTGCCCGGATTTACTGCCCTTAGTATGTATCCTCAACTATGGGAAGCATCAGGGGTAAAATTTGCCGACTTAGTGGATAAATTAATTAATTTCGCCATGAACAAACAATAGTTAGCAGAACTTGAAATTTAGTTCCCCCCTTATTAAGGGGGGTTAGGGGGGATCCAAAGTAGGAAGGCAAAAATGCTCAAATCTTTAGCAAAAAAGCAATACAGCATTTTGGGAATTTTAGGACTAAGAAGTAGTTAAAAATGTTTCGATTATTAATTTACAATCATAAACCATCGAAAACTGTTCCCTATTCCCCGTTCCCTGTTCCCTGCCCTAACTAAAAAATTTTAGAATGAATCACCCCTAGGGATTTAGATAATATACTATATTGATGGAGTGGAAAAAGCGATCAATCATTTAGTAATGTTATGGGACAACTAGAATATAAACCCAATGTACGCACCTGCGGAATAAACCTCAATCACTGGTATGTAGTCGCCAGAAGTGTGGAAGTAAAAGATCAACCTGTTAGCGTTACCCTTTGGCATAATGAAATCGTCCTTTTTCGGGATAGTCAAGGTAACATCAACGCTTTAGAAGATCGTTGTCCCCATCGTCAGGTAAAATTAAGTCCGGGTAAGGTGGTTGATGATAACATCGAATGTGCTTATCATGGATGGCAGTTTGATAAGGAAGGGAATTGCTCTTTTGTGCCTTATTTAGATGAAAGGCAAAAGTTACCCCGTTGTAAGATTAAGCGTTATCCCGTGCAGGAGTTAGACGGTTTTATTTGGTTATTCCCTGGGGATGGAGATAGTGAAGCAGTTAGCCCCATGGGGTTGCCTGAATGGGAGCATTTGAATTATATTGCCAGTGTGGCGGAGGTTGACTGTCCTGGGCATTATTCTTATTTGATTGAAAATTTGATGGATATGCACCATGGACATCTCCATGATAATTATCAGGCATGGGCTTCGGCTACTCTCAATAAGATTGATATGAGTGATACGAGGGTGGATGTGTTGTATGATGCCCAAAGTTATTATCGCATTGACAAAATTTGGTCGATTTCTCAGTTGTTTTTCCCTTCTTTACGCAAGTTACATCCTGAACCTTTGAGGGTTAGTTATGTATATCCCCATTGGAGTTCGAGTTTGGGGCAGGATTTTAGAATTTATTGTCTATTTTGCCCTGTGAATGAAACGACCACTAAGGCTTATCTGATTCATTTTACTTCTTTGGAGTCTTTCTGGCGTTTACATAAGTTGCCTGTGTGGTTTAGACGTTTTATTAAAGATAGTCTATTTAATGCGGCTAAGGGTTTATTGGAGGGGTTGATTGTTCAGGATGTGGAGATGATTATTCAAGAGCAAAAGGCTTTTAATGAGAATCCTTTACGACGTAATTATGAGTTGAACCGTGCGATCGCCAAGGTACAGCAATTGATCATCTCTCAGTTTACCCAATCCATGGAGCAAAAAATAAATAATTAACTTGAGTTCGGGATAACATTTTCTAGTTAAGGTAGGCAATAGGGAATAGGCAATGGGCAATAGTGAAGTGAATATTTTTCACCATTTCTAGGTGTTATACCAAATCCGATTAGTAAAGTTTACTATTATTCACTGTGTAACAATTGACAATAAACAATTGTTATCTTTTGCCTGTTCCCCGTTCCCTGTTCCCCGCCCTAATTAGTATATTATTCAAACAGGATTTAGTATTATTTAGCAATTTAAAAACCGCCGTAAACTTTTCACCGTCAAGGCTGACACTAAACGATACTCATAATTATTATCCCGAATTGAGGTTAATTTACGGTCAAAAAACTGTTGATTTGTGCTGTAGGTCGGAGGGTATTTCCCACAATTCCACTACCCCGAAGGATAGCGACTTGAACACCCAATCAGCCTACTGGTTACTCAAATTCCTAAAGGGCAGTTTCCAATAATTCCACTACCCCGAAGGATAGCGACTTCCTACTTACTGGGAGGGGGTAGCATTATGCTCCGGTCCGTTTCCAATAATTCCACTACCCCGAAGGATAGCGACAGTGAACCAGAGTGTCGTCGTACCAACCCCAAAGATAAAATGTTTCCAATAATTCCACTACCCCGAAGGGTAGCGACCCCATAGTTATGAGCTACAAGCGGAGCAGGCTAAGTCTCAAGCGTTTCCAATAATTCCACTACCCCGAAGGGTAGCGACAAGCAACCTAGTAAGCGTTGTAGTAAGTCGGGGTCTTGGGTTTCCAATAATTCCACTACCCCGAAGGGTAGCGACGGAAGCGGAGGCCGCCCGAGAAGAACGTGAGACGCTCGAGTGGTTTCCAATAATTCCACTACCCCGAAGGGTAGCGACTGAACTCTCTAACCCTGTAGGAAACATCGAGGAGCATGATGTGTTTCCAATAATTCCACTACCCCGAAGGGTAGCGACCTTTCAAGCAAAAGTAGTCAGTAAAAAAGATCCTTAGTTTCCAATAATTCCACTACCCCGAAGGGTAGCGACCTGTACCTTTTCCTACATGAGTAGTTAAATATCCCGCAGAAGTCGTGTTTCCAATAATTCCACTACCCCGAAGGGTAGCGACCCCCCTATTTTAACCCCTTGCTCTGCTTACTGTCCAGCGCACCTTAGCGAACCTTAGCAAAACTTAAACAAAATGACCTTTGAAATTATTAAAATGGATACCTCAATCCCTTGTGTCATAAGAAGTCGAGGGATATAACGAGTTTTGGTTGTTTGAGGAGTTTTCAGCTATCCCTCGCAATTAGATAACCTTTGATTTTGGGGGATTTGTGGGGGGCGAACCTTGTCCCCATGTTTCTACCTGTCTGAGGGTATGATCAGAAATGGGGTAAAATCTGAGATTGTCTTCCTCCTGTTTAAAAACTCTTTTTAACTTTTTTTTCAACTCCCGATATTGCTTAACATTTAAAACACATTCAAAAACGCTATACTGCACCCTCACTCCATAACCTTCGAGGATGTCCGCTATTTTTTTTCGGCGTTTGTCGTCGGTGATGTCATAAACGACTATATAAAAAAGCATCAGCGAATACGATGGGGTTGATACCCAAAAGCAGGATGATAAACAAAATTTTTGTAGCATCTTACCTGTCTGGTTAACAAATCCCAACGGGGTTGTTTAGTTTCCCTACCCGTATCGATTAATTCCTCCATCCTTTGGATGAAAGCATTTAAAAACTTTTTTCTACCACTGTTGTTAAGATAACAACCGCCATGCTTAAAAGTAAAATCATCCACGGCGTTGATGGTATTTTTGTTAACCAAATAAAGTACTAAAGAATCGATAATGGAAGCCCGAAACTCCTCTACTAAGTCAGACGCTAAGACAGGATGACGCTCATTTGGTTGATGGAGACAACCATAATAGGGATCTAATCCTTGTAATTCAACCAATACAAGAAGGTGATTCCAAAGAATTTGATAACCAAAACTCAGAAGGGCATTAACAGGATTACCCGGAGGGCGACGACTACGCCCAAAAAAGATAAAGTCAGGATTCGTCATACATTGCCCCAAGGCGGAAAAGTAAGCACTTGCCCCAGCACCTTCATAACCCATTAATTTTTCAATGGTGGAGGTTTGAGCGACTTTTTCTATTAAATAACTAAGGATATTGAGGGTGTGGGATACATCGATAGATGGTTTTCGTTGTTGTTGCCGACGCAAAATAACCCGACTATTGGCTAATTTAGCTTTAACTATATCTCGGGCAACTATTAATTGATCCCCCATTTCTAAGAGTTGTTGATAACGACTTAGATAGCGATAGCCCCTTTCAATGGCAACAGTGCGCCCATAACAGTAACCCATTCTGGATAGATAAACGATGGGGATATTTTTCTTTAAACAAGCGCGAATGGCTTGGGTGGTGATTTGGGATTTACCCATGATCACAATTTGTTCAATCAAGGGCAGTTGTACTTCTTCAAGGATGTTGTTACCATGTTTTACGATCAACAATTCTTTTTTGAGGGATAAATAACAACCCTGTTGCGATACATAAACTGTATTCATTCATCCTCAAGGTTTCTGAGTCGATTAAGTTCCATCTCCATTTTTTGAGCGGAGGAAATTTGCCCTGTTTTGATCTCTCTATAAGGGTAATCGAGAAAATTGATCACGGGGGATTTTATTAACCAAAGAGTAATCAAATCAAATATAAATGTCACCACTAGGGTGGCGATGGTAATGGCGATGGTGGTGGTAATCACCCCTGCTAATCCCATGGGCGCAACTAATAACAGCACTAGGGTGACAATGCCATTCCCCAAAGCCACAGCAATACTTTTAATCAGGCTTCCTTTGCAAGAAATTAACATCTTTTTTGCCTCTTTTTAAATATCCGATGAATCGTTATTCTTTAATTTGTCTTTAGCGTTTTGAATGGCGATAGAGTTATCGATGGTGGCAATAAAGGAGGCTAATAATGAGTATTTTTGTCCTCTTTCAAAGGCTTCTCTGTTAGTCATACTCGAAGGAGTTGTTATTACAAAAAAACTAACTAATACCAAAAAAACTCTAGCCAAGGCACCCCATCTTCTGGTGTGGATGTAACCTGCTGCGGGCGATAAGATAAAACATAATGCAATATTTGACCAAATTGATCTGTTGGATAGGTAAATGGTTTGTTTGTCGTGATGATGTTCCATTTTTTTCCTCTTTTTGTGGTGGTTTGGTTGGTTTTTACCCCTCCCAAAATCTCTTTATTATCGGAGACTCTTTCATTTAAACCAATTTTGTTAAATTAATAAATAGCTATCAAGCGAATAAGGAAGGTTGGTTATTTTTGGCGTTGGTTTTCCCCCTAAATCCCCCAATGCTGAGGGACTTTGATAGGATTAAGGTGCGCTGGGTGATGATTATTAATTGTGTAACAGTTGTTTTTCGAGAAGGGGATATTCACAATCTCCTGTTTTTCTGACATATTCGATATAGCTTTGTATTAGTTTTTCGTCTCTGGTGATGATTCTTTTTTTTCTGGGATTGAGTTGGGGGTTATTTTGTTCTGGAGATGGATTGTTTTCGGGGCAAGAGGAGTAAATTTCTTGGTTGATGGGGATAACGGTTTCAGGGTTATTCCCAAAATTATGGTGATGGGGAATAAAGTCATTTGCTACAATATTGTGGGCGGGGGGAGTATAGGGATTTTCTAGGTAGATGACATAGTTATGATTTTCAGGGTTAATATTTGGTGAGAATGGATAGTTATGGTTGTCGTCTGGGGTTTTTTCTTCTTCGGTGGCGGGGGAGGGTTCGTTATTGGACAATAATTCTTCTTCTAATGAATCATCAGGATTTGATGTCATCATGGGTTCTGAGTTTTGAGAAGGTGTAATTTTCTCTGAGGTTTTGGATGATTTTTCAGGGGGTGTTGGTAGGTGGGGAAATGGGGGTAGTTTTCTGGGTTGGGTGAGTTGTTGTTGATGTTGTTCAAAAAGATTGATTATTTCTGGATGGGGGAAGATTCCTGTTTGTTGTACTTCGTCAATGAATGCTCTAAGGAGAGTTGCGTTGCGATTGTTGTTCATGGTTGTTATGGTATGGGTTGATTCCCCCTATCCCCCCTTAATAAGGGGATTGAGTTTCTAATGTTATTGATTGTTGTTGGCGCTGTTTATTGGGCTTCCTTTTTACCATGGGATTTTGATCCCCCCTATCCCCCCTTAATAAGGGGGGGACTAGATTTGAGATAATATTTTCTGGTTAAGGCTGGTAATGATTGGCAATTACTATTTTCTGCCTTTTGCTAACCCTATTGATTGTGTGCGTTGTCGTTGATTAGGTTTCGCCATTGGGTTTCTAGCCATAAATCTCTTTTTTGTTTCAATTCCTCATCCCACGATAGTTTTACATATTCGTCTTCGGAGTAATTCCAGGTGATGATACAAGACACAAAACTGCTGATTACTGAGAATGATAATATAAACAGGGGCAGGGCGATCGCCCCTAACTCTCCATCAAACAACTTAGTCAAAAAACTATTAGTTGCCAAAGTAACCAATTCCAGAGAAGATTTTAACTCCCCTTCAGAGGTGAAATTAGACTGATAAATATTAGGAAAACTACTATCTAAAAACAATAAATCATTACCAACATCATTACGAGCAATTAATAAATCATTAAAATCATTTTGAGCATTTTCATAGTTAACAAAAAGCTCATTTTGTAACCGCACCAACTGACGACAGACAGGCAACTGCTCCATGGGTACATTATTCCAGTCTTGGGTGCGCTCTTGCCATGTGCCGTGCATTTCCGCATACAAAGAATTCCAACGGGGATTAGAACGAGGAATACGATTTAATTCCGCCTCTCCCTTTTCACATCGTTCTTTTACCTGTAAATATTGAGGAGAATTAGCATTCTTTAAAAACTCCATATTTTCTTGCTCAATTATCATCTGTGCTTCAACAATTTCTTGGGCTTTTACCTCCGTCAATTTTGCCTGATTATTAAATAACTCTACTCCGATGCCCGATGCGACAGATTGAATGACATTTAAAATAACTAACCCAGAAAATAACCCCGCTTTTTTGACTAAATGATAATTTTTGTTACTTCTATTAATATTAGTTGATAAATCATTACTAAATTTAAGAATAATAATATTCATAACAATAGTAATAAAAAACGCAGGGGCATTGCCAAGAGATTTGAAAGCGAAAAACCACAATGGACTATTGCCAAAAAAATCAATTAAATTACTAACATTAATCAGACGAGAAACCACCACCGCATCATCTCTTACCTTATCAGTGACATAGGATTTGCCATAATATTCCGTGGGGATGCTTAATAAATGATTTTTGATTATTTTGACGAATAAATTATTTTTTATTTTTTCGATGAATAGATTATCAGGTTGACTTGGTTTTACTTCTCCTTCTCCATCAACCTTCGCCACCAAGTGGGCATAACGGGGATTAGTTTCAATCCATTTAATTAAGGCTATATAATCAGGTACTTCTTTGATATTTTCCTCTGTTTCTTCTTGTTCAATTACTTCTAAAGCCTCAATTTCGGGAGTTTGTTTTTCTTGGCTAGATGATTGGACTACCTCTATTTCATGTAAATCGGATGACTCAATAGTAATCATTTCTTTATTTATTTCGTTATTTTCTGCCAAAAACTCTTGGTTATCCATCAACTTCCTTCCCTTTTATCTCTCAACAATTACTAAGTTACCCCATAGTTTTGATATATATTATTTTTTCAAGCGAATAAGAATATATTTAGTTTTGCAAAGAAAAACAAAGGAATATAAAGAAAATTCACATTCGCTTAAAGTGGGAGACTTTTCCTAAAAATTGTTTTATATTGAAAAGTATCAAATTAATAAAAATTGAAATGGTAGTTTATACAGCAATTACCTTTTCTCCAGTGCAGGGATTTATTGAAAAATCCCGAAAACTGAGGGATTTGTATGGTGCATCTTTGATTTTGTCTTATCTAAGCAAAAAAATCGTTGATGGTGCAAAGGATAATCAGTGTGAGGTTATTTCCCCTGGGTTACCAAAGTTGGCAAAAGGAATGCCTAATCGCATTTTAATCAAAGGGGATTTTCCGCAGGAGTTGGTAAAAGAAACCTTGTTTAACTCTTGGAAAAAAGTCCTCTGGGAGTGCAAAGCATGGATTGAAAGCCATGTGTCTGATGTGGTTTACACTTGGGATAGAGACTGGGAAATGTGGGCTACCCACACCTGGGAATTTTTTTGGGGGCAGGGGGATTCTATCACTTCCGCCATCGAAGACTTGGAAAGTAACAAGTTATCTCGAGATTGGGTTGGTATTAATTGGATTGGTGAAAGTTCTAGTTTAACAGGTACAGATGCGATCGCATTTAACCGTTTAGGTAGTGGACATCGTAACCCAAAAACGTTAAATAAAGCTCAAGATAAACAACGGATTGATGATTTTTATAAAAAATTATCCGCAGTTTTAGAAAACAGCACGGAAGAAGCCACCGAAGGCAAAGTTTTAGACTTAAACGAACGATTAAGCATACCTGAATTAGTCAAAAGATTAATCACTTTACCTAATACTGGGATTCCGCAAAAATTTCCTAAAGAGGATCTTCCCTTTCCCGAGAAATTTAGCGAATTAAGCCGAAAACCAGATCCCCAAAATAACATTACTGGGCAATGGACAGGATGGTTTATGGGGGATGGTGACAAAGTCGGTGATCATCTTCAAGAATTACTTGCCAAACCTGATGGAGAAAAAGAAATTGAAAAATTTAGTCATGCTATGCGTAAATGGGGGGATAATTTAAGTAATAATTTTCCCCGTGATTTAGGTCGTATTATTTATGCAGGGGGAGATGACTTTTTAGGAGTTATTTATAGTAAGAAAAAAAATGTAGATGATTCCCAAGAATTGAAAAAGAAAGCATTGCAATGGCTATCAAATCTTAAGGAAGAATGGCAAAAACACGATCAAGATATTACCCTAAGTGTGGGCTTTGTGTGGGTAGCTGGAAGTGTACCCCAACGGGATGTTTTACAACATTGTCGAGAGGCGGAAAAAGTCTCGAAAAACAAAGGCAGAAATCGAGTCACTCTGCGTATTGTCTTCAATAGTGGTCAATACGTGGAATGGACTGTGCCATGGGATGATCTAGGTTTGTTGTCGGCATATGAAGATAGAGACAAACAAGAAAATTGGGCGCATATTTACAATGATTTAGCTCAATTAAAAGCTCGTCATGGTATTAGTTTTAATCCTTCTTTAAAATCTGAAAAAGATGTAAGTTTAAGTAAGGCTTTACTAGATATTTATTTTCAGAATAAGGGTGATTATCTTTTTACCAAACGTGAAAAAATAGTAGGAGATAAAGATCTAAATAATTTTAATATTTGGGTTAATAATTTAATTGAAGTAGGATGGCAGTTGTGCGGTTAAAGGTTAGTAGTAAACTCTTTAGAGTTTAAAAAATAAAGACTAAATTCTTCACTACAAACTTTTTTTAAAGGGTAATAATAATTTGATTTCAATTTAAAAAAAGACTAAAGTCTTCACTACAAACAATTTTTTAAAAGGGCAATAATTATGTTCAAATATTTAATAACCATTAAGCCGTTAGGGTATCTCTACGGTAGTGCAGGAGGCTTTTTATCTCCTGAAAATCTTGTGGGGCGATCGCGCTCTAAATTTCCCCCAGATCCTGCCACTTTATCAGGATTATTCTTCAATGCAAATAAAAATTTAGCCATAGAAAGTCAACAAAATTTAGTAGATAAACTGCACATAGCAGGACCATTTTGGGCAAAAGAAGATAATATTCAAGACTTTTATATTCCTATCCCGTGGACAAAAATTATCGATGAAAAAGAAAGCGATGA
The sequence above is a segment of the Cyanobacterium stanieri PCC 7202 genome. Coding sequences within it:
- a CDS encoding hypothetical protein (KEGG: syn:sll7069 hypothetical protein~SPTR: Sll7069 protein); this encodes MLISCKGSLIKSIAVALGNGIVTLVLLLVAPMGLAGVITTTIAITIATLVVTFIFDLITLWLIKSPVINFLDYPYREIKTGQISSAQKMEMELNRLRNLEDE
- a CDS encoding hypothetical protein (KEGG: syn:sll7070 hypothetical protein~SPTR: Putative uncharacterized protein sll7070); this translates as MEHHHDKQTIYLSNRSIWSNIALCFILSPAAGYIHTRRWGALARVFLVLVSFFVITTPSSMTNREAFERGQKYSLLASFIATIDNSIAIQNAKDKLKNNDSSDI
- a CDS encoding hypothetical protein (KEGG: pyo:PY03052 sporozoite surface protein 2 precursor~SPTR: Sporozoite surface protein 2) — its product is MNNNRNATLLRAFIDEVQQTGIFPHPEIINLFEQHQQQLTQPRKLPPFPHLPTPPEKSSKTSEKITPSQNSEPMMTSNPDDSLEEELLSNNEPSPATEEEKTPDDNHNYPFSPNINPENHNYVIYLENPYTPPAHNIVANDFIPHHHNFGNNPETVIPINQEIYSSCPENNPSPEQNNPQLNPRKKRIITRDEKLIQSYIEYVRKTGDCEYPLLEKQLLHN
- a CDS encoding hypothetical protein (KEGG: syn:slr7100 hypothetical protein~SPTR: Putative uncharacterized protein); this encodes MDNQEFLAENNEINKEMITIESSDLHEIEVVQSSSQEKQTPEIEALEVIEQEETEENIKEVPDYIALIKWIETNPRYAHLVAKVDGEGEVKPSQPDNLFIEKIKNNLFVKIIKNHLLSIPTEYYGKSYVTDKVRDDAVVVSRLINVSNLIDFFGNSPLWFFAFKSLGNAPAFFITIVMNIIILKFSNDLSTNINRSNKNYHLVKKAGLFSGLVILNVIQSVASGIGVELFNNQAKLTEVKAQEIVEAQMIIEQENMEFLKNANSPQYLQVKERCEKGEAELNRIPRSNPRWNSLYAEMHGTWQERTQDWNNVPMEQLPVCRQLVRLQNELFVNYENAQNDFNDLLIARNDVGNDLLFLDSSFPNIYQSNFTSEGELKSSLELVTLATNSFLTKLFDGELGAIALPLFILSFSVISSFVSCIITWNYSEDEYVKLSWDEELKQKRDLWLETQWRNLINDNAHNQ
- a CDS encoding CRISPR-associated protein, Cmr2 family (PFAM: CRISPR-associated protein~InterPro IPR000160~KEGG: cyn:Cyan7425_5328 hypothetical protein~SPTR: Putative uncharacterized protein) translates to MVVYTAITFSPVQGFIEKSRKLRDLYGASLILSYLSKKIVDGAKDNQCEVISPGLPKLAKGMPNRILIKGDFPQELVKETLFNSWKKVLWECKAWIESHVSDVVYTWDRDWEMWATHTWEFFWGQGDSITSAIEDLESNKLSRDWVGINWIGESSSLTGTDAIAFNRLGSGHRNPKTLNKAQDKQRIDDFYKKLSAVLENSTEEATEGKVLDLNERLSIPELVKRLITLPNTGIPQKFPKEDLPFPEKFSELSRKPDPQNNITGQWTGWFMGDGDKVGDHLQELLAKPDGEKEIEKFSHAMRKWGDNLSNNFPRDLGRIIYAGGDDFLGVIYSKKKNVDDSQELKKKALQWLSNLKEEWQKHDQDITLSVGFVWVAGSVPQRDVLQHCREAEKVSKNKGRNRVTLRIVFNSGQYVEWTVPWDDLGLLSAYEDRDKQENWAHIYNDLAQLKARHGISFNPSLKSEKDVSLSKALLDIYFQNKGDYLFTKREKIVGDKDLNNFNIWVNNLIEVGWQLCG
- a CDS encoding CRISPR-associated protein, Cas1 family (PFAM: CRISPR associated protein Cas1~TIGRFAM: CRISPR-associated endonuclease Cas1~COGs: COG1518 Uncharacterized protein predicted to be involved in DNA repair~InterPro IPR002729~KEGG: cyt:cce_0348 hypothetical protein~PFAM: protein of unknown function DUF48~SPTR: Similar to tr|Q6ZEA6|Q6ZEA6;~TIGRFAM: CRISPR-associated protein Cas1); amino-acid sequence: MNTVYVSQQGCYLSLKKELLIVKHGNNILEEVQLPLIEQIVIMGKSQITTQAIRACLKKNIPIVYLSRMGYCYGRTVAIERGYRYLSRYQQLLEMGDQLIVARDIVKAKLANSRVILRRQQQRKPSIDVSHTLNILSYLIEKVAQTSTIEKLMGYEGAGASAYFSALGQCMTNPDFIFFGRSRRPPGNPVNALLSFGYQILWNHLLVLVELQGLDPYYGCLHQPNERHPVLASDLVEEFRASIIDSLVLYLVNKNTINAVDDFTFKHGGCYLNNSGRKKFLNAFIQRMEELIDTGRETKQPRWDLLTRQVRCYKNFVYHPAFGYQPHRIR